A window of Cryptomeria japonica chromosome 3, Sugi_1.0, whole genome shotgun sequence contains these coding sequences:
- the LOC131037991 gene encoding beta-fructofuranosidase, insoluble isoenzyme CWINV1-like encodes MFYKGYYHLFYQYNPNGTIPGNIVWGHSVSQDLVNWRFLNATIIPSEWYDIGGCWSGSTTFLQDGKPVILYTGITNASEQVQNMAVPKNLSDPFLREWVKIPENPIIVPDGDMDGSNFRDPTTGWFESVDMKWRIVVGSLEGGSRGRALLYKSTNFIKWEKAKHPLHSSESSGMWECPDFYPVHISGKQGLDTSFVGPSVKHVMKVSLQARGHDYYTVGSYLVDEDIFVPDKGSQDDEIDLRYDYGKFYASKSFYDVSKNRRVLWGWIPESDSQSDDIMKGWAGLQGIPRTIWLDDSTKMNLIHWPVAEVESLRGKKTVKNNTVLKSGEVVEISGVTGAQVDVEVSFDLQRMEIAEFEEMNGTATAQELCSNIGVSHQGVVGPFGLFVLASKDLTQYTAVFYHLISHQNKLKLLMCSDQSRSSTLKDLDKTTYGSFVPLNNPKKIVSLRVLVDHSIVESFAEGGKSCITSRVYPTSTDLHLYLFNNGSSTILCSQLNAWDMNTTNNVY; translated from the exons ATGTTTTACAAAGGCTATTACCATTTGTTCTACCAATACAATCCGAATGGAACTATTCCGGGTAACATTGTGTGGGGACATTCTGTGTCACAGGATCTGGTGAACTGGAGATTTTTGAATGCAACAATTATACCTAGTGAATGGTATGATATAGGAGGCTGTTGGTCTGGATCAACTACTTTTCTTCAAGATGGGAAACCTGTTATTCTTTACACAGGAATTACCAACGCCTCAGAACAAGTACAGAACATGGCAGTGCCTAAAAATTTGTCAGATCCTTTCTTAAGAGAATGGGTTAAAATACCTGAAAATCCTATTATAGTTCCAGACGGAGACATGGATGGGAGTAATTTCAGGGACCCAACAACTGGATGGTTTGAATCTGTGGATATGAAGTGGAGAATTGTTGTTGGTTCATTGGAGGGAGGAAGCAGGGGAAGGGCACTTCTGTACAAGAGCACAAATTTTATCAAGTGGGAGAAGGCCAAACATCCTCTGCATTCCTCTGAATCTTCAGGAATGTGGGAATGCCCTGATTTTTATCCAGTTCATATTTCAGGAAAGCAGGGTTTGGATACTAGTTTTGTTGGGCCTTCTGTGAAACATGTTATGAAAGTTAGCTTGCAAGCAAGAGGACATGATTATTATACTGTGGGGAGCTATTTGGTGGATGAAGATATATTTGTTCCAGATAAGGGAAGCCAGGATGATGAAATTGATTTAAGGTATGACTATggcaagttttatgcatctaagaGTTTCTATGACGTTAGTAAGAACAGAAGGGTTCTGTGGGGATGGATCCCTGAATCTGATAGCCAGTCAGATGACATTATGAAAGGGTGGGCTGGTTTGCAG GGGATTCCAAGGACCATCTGGCTGGATGATAGCACAAAAATGAACCTGATACATTGGCCCGTTGCAGAAGTAGAGTCTCTTCGTGGAAAGAAGACGGTCAAGAATAACACTGTTCTAAAAAGTGGGGAGGTTGTAGAAATCTCTGGGGTAACAGGTGCACAG GTGGATGTGGAGGTTTCATTCGACCTTCAGAGAATGGAAATTGCAGAGTTTGAAGAGATGAACGGAACTGCCACTGCTCAAGAGTTATGTAGCAATATTGGAGTATCTCACCAAGGTGTTGTTGGGCCATTTGGGCTGTTTGTATTGGCTTCCAAAGATCTCACTCAATACACTGCTGTGTTTTATCACCTTATTTCACATCAGAACAAGTTGAAGCTACTAATGTGCAGCGACCAGAGCAG ATCATCAACCCTGAAAGATTTGGATAAAACAACTTATGGATCCTTTGTTCCTCTAAATAACCCAAAGAAGATTGTTTCATTGCGAGTGCTG GTTGATCATTCAATTGTGGAGAGCTTCGCAGAAGGGGGGAAAAGTTGCATAACATCTAGAGTTTATCCAACGTCAACAGATTTGCATTTGTATCTCTTCAACAATGGCTCTTCCACAATTCTTTGCAGCCAGTTAAATGCATGGGATATGAATactactaacaatgtttattag